A window of Helicoverpa armigera isolate CAAS_96S chromosome 30, ASM3070526v1, whole genome shotgun sequence contains these coding sequences:
- the LOC110380808 gene encoding dihydrolipoyllysine-residue succinyltransferase component of 2-oxoglutarate dehydrogenase complex, mitochondrial translates to MLRRCSKHLQTLYRRQGQTLRFKSTEAPKVFGALSQAAARTTQPRVLSAAQNQIATIHFTNQLFAEQDVMTPSFPDSVSEGDAKIEKKVGDAVAMDEVVMEIETDKTALPVMAPGNGIIKEFYVKNGDTVKAGQKLFRLELTEGAPPPKAAAPPAPEPPKAEAPPPPPPAAAAPPPPPPPAAAAPPPPPPPAPKAEAPRAAPISSIPVAAIRHAQSIETATVKVPPTDYSKEMAGTRTEQRVKMNRMRQRIAQRLKEAQNTNAMLTTFNEIDMSHIMAFRKKHLDAFTKKHGVKLGLMSPFVKAAANALMDQPVVNAVIEDQEIIYRDYVDISVAVATPKGLVVPVVRNVQNMTYADIELTIAGLAEKAKGGKLTIEEMDGGTFTISNGGVFGSLMGTPIINPPQSAILGMHGIFERPIALNGQVVIRPMMYIALTYDHRLIDGREAVMFLRKIKEGVEDPATIIAGL, encoded by the coding sequence ATGCTTCGACGCTGCTCCAAGCATCTGCAGACCCTCTACCGGAGGCAGGGGCAAACCCTCCGGTTCAAGTCCACAGAGGCTCCCAAGGTCTTCGGAGCCCTGAGCCAGGCCGCTGCCCGGACCACCCAGCCACGCGTCCTTAGCGCAGCACAAAACCAAATCGCGACCATCCATTTCACCAACCAACTCTTTGCCGAACAGGATGTCATGACTCCAAGCTTCCCCGACTCCGTCTCTGAAGGAGACGCGAAGATCGAAAAGAAGGTCGGCGATGCCGTCGCCATGGATGAGGTCGTCATGGAAATCGAGACCGACAAGACCGCCTTACCCGTCATGGCGCCAGGAAACGGTATCATCAAGGAGTTCTACGTCAAGAACGGTGATACTGTGAAGGCTGGACAGAAGCTGTTCAGGCTGGAGTTGACTGAAGGCGCCCCGCCCCCGAAAGCGGCTGCCCCGCCTGCGCCTGAACCTCCTAAGGCTGAGGCTCCTCCTCCACCGCCCCCGGCCGCTGCTGCCCCGCCCCCACCGCCACCACCAGCGGCCGCGGCTCCTCCCCCACCGCCACCACCAGCACCTAAGGCTGAAGCTCCCCGCGCGGCTCCCATCTCCTCAATCCCCGTAGCGGCCATCCGTCACGCGCAATCCATCGAAACCGCGACTGTCAAAGTCCCCCCCACTGACTACAGCAAAGAAATGGCGGGAACTCGCACCGAACAGCGCGTCAAGATGAACAGGATGCGTCAGCGTATCGCACAGCGGCTGAAGGAGGCGCAGAACACCAACGCCATGCTTACGACCTTCAACGAGATCGACATGTCTCATATCATGGCCTTCAGGAAGAAGCATCTGGATGCCTTCACCAAGAAACATGGTGTCAAACTCGGTCTAATGTCTCCGTTCGTGAAGGCAGCAGCCAACGCGTTGATGGACCAGCCCGTCGTCAACGCTGTCATCGAAGACCAGGAAATCATTTACCGTGACTACGTAGACATCTCTGTTGCCGTCGCGACTCCCAAAGGTCTGGTCGTGCCGGTCGTGAGGAATGTACAAAATATGACGTATGCTGACATTGAGCTGACCATCGCTGGTTTAGCAGAGAAGGCCAAGGGCGGCAAGCTAACAATTGAAGAAATGGATGGTGGTACTTTCACTATCAGTAACGGTGGTGTATTTGGTTCCTTGATGGGCACACCCATTATCAACCCTCCTCAGTCCGCTATTCTTGGAATGCACGGTATCTTCGAGCGACCAATCGCGCTAAATGGTCAGGTCGTAATCCGACCAATGATGTACATCGCGTTGACTTACGACCACAGGCTTATTGACGGTCGTGAAGCTGTCATGTTCCTTAGGAAAATCAAGGAAGGTGTCGAAGACCCAGCGACCATCATTGCTGGTTTGTAA